Proteins from a genomic interval of Rubinisphaera italica:
- a CDS encoding NUDIX hydrolase, translating into MPETPSEEEWFDIVDEHDQVLRSAPRSEVHGEGHLHRATHIWVINSAGKLLIHLRAAGKEEEPLKWTSSASGHVSAGEAYSVSAARELSEELGIEAQLTRWHKIMSGPETGYEHTELYACQSDAVPIPDPNEISEIQYLDFAEIYEWLDREPTAFTHPFRAFLRWSQENSDKIVFD; encoded by the coding sequence ATGCCGGAAACACCCTCAGAAGAAGAGTGGTTCGATATTGTCGATGAGCACGATCAGGTTCTACGAAGTGCACCGCGCAGCGAAGTGCACGGCGAAGGACATCTGCATCGAGCCACACACATCTGGGTGATCAACTCTGCAGGAAAACTGCTGATCCATTTGCGGGCAGCCGGTAAAGAAGAGGAACCACTCAAGTGGACCTCATCTGCTTCCGGACATGTCAGTGCAGGGGAAGCTTATTCCGTATCAGCGGCTAGAGAATTGTCGGAAGAACTCGGCATTGAAGCTCAGCTGACCCGCTGGCACAAAATTATGTCCGGACCGGAAACAGGTTATGAACATACCGAGCTCTATGCCTGTCAGAGTGACGCCGTTCCAATACCCGATCCGAATGAAATCTCAGAGATTCAATATCTGGATTTCGCAGAGATCTACGAATGGCTGGACAGAGAACCAACCGCATTTACACATCCGTTTCGCGCGTTCCTGCGCTGGTCGCAAGAGAATTCTGATAAGATCGTCTTTGATTAA
- a CDS encoding arylsulfatase → MLHLLRRTSVNRTQSALFAFLAVYLSVASPLQAVERPNIILIMSDDMGFSDIGCYGGEVETPTLDALAAKGLKFTQFYNTGRCCPTRASLLTGLYPHQAGVGHMMNDKGLEGYRGELNQRCRTIAEVLKPAGYSTFMAGKWHVTPHIAPGSPRNNWPLQRGFDRFYGTIHGAGSFFDPNSLTRDNTQISPYADEEYQPETYYYTDAISDHAVRFIDEHQQSKSDDNPFFMYVAYTAAHWPMHALPEDIAKYKGRFDAGYEELRKERLARVIDLGLVAEDTQLSPGAREWDQVQNREWELRCMEVYAAMIDRMDQGIGKIVNSLKQNHQFDNTLIFFLQDNGGCAEGLGRSPRKNLTARAVTATLDPMPADELQTGMIPAQSRDGFPVIMGPGVMPGPADTYIAYGQGWANVSNTPFREYKHWVHEGGISTPLIISWPEQISSGGKLVREPSHLIDIMATCVDVARANYPQEVGGNKIHPLEGLSLLPVIEEQPLKREAIFWEHEGNRAIRVGDWKLVSKFKEPWELYNIKTDRIESHDLKKQNPELAMELEQRWDSWAVRANVLPLRPKKQ, encoded by the coding sequence ATGCTTCACCTTTTGAGGAGAACATCAGTGAATCGAACTCAAAGCGCTCTGTTTGCTTTTCTTGCCGTCTATCTTTCCGTTGCTTCGCCTCTGCAGGCGGTGGAACGGCCGAATATTATTTTGATTATGTCGGATGATATGGGCTTTTCGGACATTGGCTGTTATGGCGGGGAGGTGGAAACGCCGACGCTTGATGCACTGGCCGCCAAGGGTTTGAAGTTCACTCAGTTCTATAATACGGGGCGTTGTTGCCCGACGCGGGCTTCCTTATTAACGGGGCTTTATCCGCATCAGGCGGGGGTCGGTCACATGATGAATGACAAGGGGCTTGAAGGTTATCGCGGGGAGTTGAATCAACGATGTCGTACGATTGCCGAAGTGTTGAAGCCAGCCGGTTATTCGACATTTATGGCTGGTAAGTGGCATGTGACACCGCATATTGCTCCGGGGTCGCCACGAAATAACTGGCCATTGCAGCGGGGGTTTGATCGTTTTTATGGAACGATTCATGGAGCAGGAAGTTTCTTCGATCCGAATTCGCTCACTCGGGACAACACGCAAATCTCTCCCTATGCCGATGAGGAATATCAGCCAGAGACTTATTATTACACGGATGCGATCAGCGATCATGCGGTGCGGTTTATCGATGAGCATCAGCAGTCGAAGTCAGATGATAATCCGTTCTTCATGTACGTCGCGTACACGGCTGCGCACTGGCCGATGCATGCGTTGCCCGAAGATATCGCCAAATACAAAGGACGATTTGATGCGGGTTACGAAGAATTGCGAAAAGAACGCCTTGCCCGAGTGATCGACTTAGGACTTGTCGCCGAAGATACGCAACTTTCACCCGGTGCCCGTGAGTGGGATCAGGTACAAAATCGCGAGTGGGAATTGAGATGCATGGAAGTGTATGCCGCGATGATTGATCGGATGGATCAGGGAATCGGCAAAATTGTGAACTCGCTCAAGCAGAACCATCAGTTCGACAACACTCTCATATTCTTTCTACAGGATAACGGCGGCTGTGCAGAAGGATTGGGGAGATCACCTAGAAAGAATCTGACAGCTCGGGCTGTAACGGCAACTCTGGATCCGATGCCAGCCGATGAATTGCAGACCGGAATGATTCCCGCTCAATCGCGCGATGGCTTCCCGGTTATCATGGGTCCGGGCGTGATGCCGGGGCCGGCTGATACTTATATCGCCTATGGCCAAGGCTGGGCGAATGTCTCGAACACTCCCTTTCGCGAATACAAACATTGGGTCCATGAAGGAGGCATCTCAACTCCGCTGATTATTTCCTGGCCGGAGCAGATCTCCTCAGGCGGAAAACTGGTGCGGGAGCCAAGTCACCTGATTGACATTATGGCAACCTGTGTTGATGTAGCCAGAGCGAATTATCCGCAGGAAGTGGGTGGTAATAAAATTCATCCGCTGGAAGGTTTGAGTCTGTTGCCAGTCATTGAAGAACAACCACTTAAGCGTGAAGCGATCTTCTGGGAGCACGAGGGGAATCGAGCGATTCGTGTTGGTGACTGGAAGTTAGTTTCTAAATTCAAAGAGCCCTGGGAACTTTACAACATTAAGACGGATCGAATCGAAAGCCACGACTTGAAAAAGCAGAATCCCGAACTGGCAATGGAACTCGAACAACGTTGGGATTCTTGGGCAGTACGGGCAAATGTGTTGCCATTGCGACCGAAAAAACAGTGA
- a CDS encoding J domain-containing protein, with the protein MTLGPSDFEPFYKLLGIPADQQPPNYYQLLGISIDEDDLDVIRVASRQRRALIKSHSQLGQLPEANGILYQLQEAELILSDPISRKEYDDRADLLRLKKQSSSDDPLYIQSKIEPAAPQVVGEETGLWKMFAGICVLLVVVFSLLAWLNSGIVWNKTQPEIASRGDEQDNTSSQSSGNPIDESGDSPTREMMEGGIDLLPLIKLPENVIQAEWEFKDQFLIGDSTANSSQNYSLVKIPYELPSNYVLQLKVRNTDSRDDSALVAGLANQDVGFAAHMKANRTQSWLMDYETEQANGMHQDRKPVQFFNSEVFSILTFRVTEKSVVVEENGIPKLKWEGDFSQLSRKKFWAMPQGEDPRSLFLMTYGRYEFAEIRLHPYYGQMRPLTELNTVEGDERGPWLSADGLTLYWWVRPTMEAESEIWSASRPNHNSAFANKRRLMQGESPTITGDQLEMIYLPSRSKSEALHISTRESIQESFSDPVPIPAFQDFAFDNPCVSQDGLTIVMESRSKNGKPYLATRRSRADAWSIPQEMIVPEWNNQPGRWRAPMLSEDGLILTATYSTDTGDLHVRTTRVNRDLNFNKMEQSEISQLGESFAYPRINETIGELYLVKFPKPGDLWVSKWPLE; encoded by the coding sequence GTGACTTTGGGCCCAAGCGACTTTGAACCATTCTATAAATTATTAGGAATCCCGGCTGATCAACAACCTCCAAATTATTATCAGCTACTGGGGATTTCTATCGATGAAGATGATCTGGATGTAATTCGAGTTGCGTCTCGTCAACGTCGTGCATTGATCAAGTCGCATTCTCAACTCGGGCAACTCCCCGAGGCCAATGGTATCCTGTATCAACTCCAGGAAGCTGAACTGATTTTATCCGATCCTATTTCCCGTAAGGAATATGATGATCGGGCAGATCTGTTGCGGCTGAAGAAGCAGAGTTCATCCGATGATCCTCTCTATATCCAATCGAAAATCGAACCGGCTGCGCCCCAAGTTGTCGGCGAAGAGACTGGCCTCTGGAAAATGTTTGCAGGGATTTGTGTTCTGCTTGTTGTCGTGTTTTCGCTGTTGGCCTGGCTGAATTCGGGAATCGTCTGGAATAAAACGCAACCGGAAATTGCCTCCAGAGGTGACGAACAAGACAATACTTCCAGCCAGTCCTCTGGGAATCCGATTGATGAGTCTGGCGATTCTCCGACACGGGAAATGATGGAAGGAGGAATCGACCTGCTTCCACTGATCAAGCTTCCGGAGAATGTTATCCAGGCAGAGTGGGAATTTAAAGATCAATTCTTAATCGGGGACTCGACTGCGAATTCGAGTCAAAACTATTCACTGGTAAAGATTCCTTATGAGCTTCCTTCAAATTATGTACTCCAACTCAAAGTCAGGAATACAGACTCCCGCGATGACAGTGCCCTGGTTGCCGGGCTGGCGAATCAAGATGTCGGCTTTGCGGCTCACATGAAAGCCAACCGTACACAGAGTTGGCTGATGGATTACGAAACGGAACAGGCTAATGGCATGCATCAGGATCGCAAGCCGGTTCAGTTTTTTAACTCGGAGGTGTTTTCGATTTTGACTTTTCGAGTGACTGAAAAATCAGTTGTGGTGGAAGAAAACGGAATCCCAAAACTCAAATGGGAGGGGGATTTCAGTCAGCTCTCCCGCAAAAAATTCTGGGCGATGCCTCAGGGAGAAGATCCCCGCAGCCTGTTTCTGATGACGTATGGACGTTATGAATTTGCCGAGATCCGGCTGCATCCATATTACGGTCAGATGCGACCCTTGACCGAATTGAATACAGTCGAGGGCGACGAGCGTGGTCCCTGGTTATCTGCAGATGGTTTGACCTTGTACTGGTGGGTCCGTCCGACCATGGAGGCGGAGTCGGAAATTTGGAGTGCCTCTCGACCAAATCACAATTCGGCATTCGCGAATAAGCGTCGCCTGATGCAGGGGGAATCTCCCACAATCACCGGCGATCAACTCGAGATGATTTATCTGCCAAGTCGCAGTAAAAGTGAAGCCTTGCATATTTCGACACGTGAATCGATTCAGGAGTCGTTTTCTGATCCGGTTCCAATTCCTGCTTTTCAGGACTTTGCCTTCGATAATCCGTGTGTGAGTCAGGATGGATTGACGATTGTGATGGAGAGCCGCTCTAAGAATGGGAAACCATATCTCGCGACACGAAGAAGCAGAGCAGACGCCTGGAGCATCCCTCAGGAAATGATTGTTCCAGAATGGAATAACCAACCCGGTCGCTGGCGTGCTCCCATGTTGTCTGAAGATGGTTTGATTCTCACTGCGACTTATAGCACAGACACAGGAGATCTCCATGTCCGCACAACTCGCGTTAATCGTGACTTGAACTTCAATAAAATGGAGCAGTCGGAAATTTCCCAACTGGGTGAAAGTTTTGCTTATCCACGGATCAATGAAACAATAGGCGAACTGTATCTAGTAAAATTCCCCAAACCGGGTGACTTATGGGTTTCCAAATGGCCGTTGGAGTAA
- a CDS encoding endonuclease/exonuclease/phosphatase family protein: protein MAITVYPIWVWTIPCLITLLLYGTIFTRQYFWIMVPFLALTYLISDTPIALIRGLYQNRPPVTRAASSQSLRVITLNCHDSAGAILALAKYEPDIILIQETVSRDSLDKLRIKIFSEAGFSAWDPDVAILSKYPLEEIPAPFDFTGYCLPAKSRIPTESGTVELLLVPVHLYAPPFRLDLWNPECWQAYSQHRKLQRSQLNSVLKELPSHSLGSEVLIAGDFNAPPGDAIFSPLSSGMQDAFEEVGVGWGCTIANQLPLIRIDQCWSTPALKPIHCQAIPSEGSDHRAVLVDYKIDESD from the coding sequence ATGGCGATTACTGTTTACCCAATCTGGGTCTGGACGATTCCCTGCCTGATCACCCTCTTGCTCTACGGCACGATCTTCACTCGCCAGTATTTTTGGATCATGGTCCCTTTTCTGGCACTGACCTATTTGATTTCGGATACACCAATTGCACTCATACGAGGTCTCTATCAGAATCGTCCACCAGTCACGCGTGCTGCATCAAGTCAAAGTTTACGCGTGATTACACTCAACTGTCACGATTCTGCGGGAGCGATTCTGGCACTTGCAAAATATGAACCCGATATCATCCTCATTCAGGAAACAGTCAGTCGCGACAGTCTGGATAAACTTCGAATAAAAATATTTAGCGAAGCAGGCTTTTCTGCCTGGGATCCCGATGTGGCCATTCTTTCAAAATATCCACTGGAAGAAATACCAGCCCCCTTTGATTTTACAGGCTATTGTCTTCCCGCAAAGTCCCGAATTCCGACAGAATCTGGAACCGTTGAATTATTACTGGTTCCCGTACACCTTTATGCCCCGCCATTTCGACTCGATCTTTGGAATCCCGAGTGCTGGCAGGCCTATTCACAGCATCGCAAATTGCAGAGAAGCCAATTGAATTCCGTTCTCAAAGAACTTCCTTCTCATTCACTAGGCAGCGAAGTTCTTATCGCTGGGGATTTCAACGCTCCACCGGGAGACGCAATTTTCTCTCCACTCTCATCAGGCATGCAGGACGCCTTTGAAGAAGTAGGCGTTGGCTGGGGCTGTACGATCGCGAATCAACTACCACTAATTCGCATCGACCAGTGCTGGTCGACACCAGCACTCAAGCCGATCCATTGTCAGGCAATCCCCAGCGAAGGCAGCGATCATCGAGCCGTTTTAGTGGACTACAAGATTGATGAGTCGGACTGA